Genomic DNA from Candidatus Nitrosopumilus koreensis AR1:
GCATATGTCTCAAATACATGGTGCTCCCACCGAGTTTTGTCAAATCGGTTAAACACCCCCTACTTTTGTTTATAACGAAATTATATTTTTTAATTCAAGTTCCTATTCTGACAGGTTTTCCAACAGAAGGAATTCCGTTATTATCAATAACAAATAGCAAATAATACCCTGGAGGGGCCCAACTTCCATTTTTTGGACTTTGAATCTTTAGAGTTGCAGAATTCTCCACAATATTTAGAAACAGACAGCGCTGGTCCATGTTATTGTTATGTGTAGTAGATGACATTCGTATTAATGAAACTTTGGTAATGTTTGTTGAATCAGTTGCTATTTCATATTGAGTATCGTATTGCATAGAATTGGGAGAGTTGGTAATTTGTGGTCGAGTGTTACTTGCCATATATGGTGGTTCTATTATTTCAATTTCCTGTTCAAAGTGCTGATCAGGTCTGAATATTGCACGAGTAAAATCGTGCCCAGTGCTTCCCGCAGCCAAAACACTGCCGTCAGATAACAAAATTGCTGTACCATGATATAACCTGGGTTTTTCCAAAGGGTTTGCTAATTCTTGCCAAGTTTCAGTTTCAGGATCAAACAATTCAATTTTCATAACTGCAATCTGATTACTATCTGCAGTTCCTTTTTCTGCACCATTAGTTACCAAAATTTTTCCATCAGGAAGAAGAACAGAGTCGCATAGAAATCTCTTCAAATGATGAGGTTTTTCTTGCCACCCTGCAGAGTTAGTTGGGTCGTTCAGAGGTATGGTAAGCATTTCGGGAATACTTGTAGCGTCATCCTCTTTTCCAGGTTTCATAACAGTACTGCCGCCAATTACCATTATTTTTGCAACTTGATCATCATGGTTCAATGGCAGCATAACACAGGTTCCCATTCCAGGATATGTTCTAGTGCCTCCGGTTGAGGTTACAAATTCGCCAGACAAAAATTGTTTTTGAGAAATATCCCAAAACTTTGTCGTTTTATCAGAATGAACAAACAGGTGATTCCCTGGAAGTACATGTAAGTAAGGATACATGTGGATGTGTTCAAACCCAAAAGATTTTGGTTCGGAAAGTATGTTTGTAGTAGAATCAAAAATCTGGTAACTTTTGTTCATAAATCCGCCAAACAATGCATGATATCCATGAGACCACGTGCCTGAAACAATTAGTGCATTACCATCAGGTAACGTTACGCATGTTGGATACCATCTAGCTTTGGACATTCCCGGAGAATGTCGCGTCCATTGAAGATTTGGGTCAGATTCATCAGGATCAAATGTATGTATGTCATGATCAGCTGCTTCTTTTCCCAAAATCTTTAACACTAAAGGCAATACTCCAATAACAGTTCCAAAAATAACATGAGGATAGTTGAAGGTCGATTGTCCGCCTACAACCAACAATCGTCCATCTGGTAAAAAACAATGTCCAGAACAAAACAAATTGCGTTTTAGGTTGGAATTCTCATGATGATCAGGATTGTTGGGATTCCATATGTTTGCCTCACCTTTAGTCCAATCCCATAATTTTTTATGAGAACCTGAAAACAATAATGCCTTTCCGTTTTTGAGTAAACCCAGATGAACTGCGACAGTGTTTAATTTATGAAGATGACTGTGATGACTCATTTGAACACTGTCTCAATACTATGGCAATGGTATTTCCTGTGTTTTTGCTAAAGTACCTGTACTTGTTCCATTAACAAAAACTTCGATGTCATCTCCACCAAGCTGTACGCCTCTGGCAGAATTAACATGGTTGTCCGTATGGCTTATCTCTAATATTACATCCACAAAGTCATTATCGCTTTCCGTTCTTCCAATCCTGTCTTCATATCCAATGGTTGTCAAAATTTGATTTAAGATTCCATTATTTGCTGCAAATTTGTCAGGTACACTCCCAATTATTTTGTATCTAGAAAGAATTTCACCTGTTGTTTGGTTTCTTATCTGAAGTGTATTTGCTAAAAATTGCCGTACAGGTATAGGAATGGTAAGATTATTGTCCAGAACATGTCTAGGGGTAACAATATCATAATCAGAAAAGGTTGGGAGTAAACCTTGTAATGAAATTCCAGTTGCAGTGCCTGTTCTGGTGGTAGTTGTGTCTTCAGAACCGTCCCAAGGCCACATTCTATCATTTAGTCTGCTTCCATAACTTCCATCATTATTTGGATTGTAATTTTCGGGTCCAGGATGAAGCTCTTGCCATTTTGACCATAATCTGTCAATATTTGCATGGTGTAAAAAGAATATTGGATCATTTGGAGATGTCATAGATGTCATGTGTCCTCCAATCCACATGTGAATACTGCCATGAGGTCCTTCAAGTCCTGGTAAAAAGGAATCAAAATCATTATCTCCGTTTACTGCATCCATGGCCAATTCTCCATAACCTGAAACTTGTGATAACTTTGAAGAAGACAATAATGTGGAATCTCTAACAAGTACACTCCCATTGTTTCCTCCATCCAACTCCGAATGAACTTCCCAATTGTTTTCAACAAAATAACCACTTGTTATTTTATTTCCATTATTTGGATCTCCTGGAGGTCCCATAAAATCATCTGTGAATATTTCTGTAGTGTCTGTATCATCTCCTGAAGACCAATTCCAATAAGGGAGGGATAAAGTAGAATCTACTGTTCTAATTGCTTTTTCAAATCTGTTAAGGTATTCACGATGCCAAGCCAAAAATCCTGGTACAAAATGGGCCCCATCTCCAATAGGAATTCCGTTTCTAAGACGTCGTGTAACGCCATAATGGATGGCTACAAATTCATCATATTTGCTTAATGTGTGTCCTGGTTCAATTGTTTGTTTTAAAGTTAACAATGCATTGCAGTACCTCTGTCTTTCATCAGGTAAGAAATCTTTTGCATTTTTTCTTGTCAAATCTTTTCCTCCAGATCGATGTGTTTTTTCAGATCCACTCTGTTCATTATGTTAATACTTTATGAACCTAATAATTAAGCGTTTATGGATAGAATTAGGTAAATACAATTTACATATAAAATTAAACTGATATCTACGTGAAATCACTGTATTTAACAAATATGTGAATCTATGATTATCTTAAAATAAGAAAGAATTATTAAATATTCCTTCTTATAAGAAATATGTCTTTGGGAGCAATAAATGCAGTTCGTGATTTGCAAAATAGCATTACTAAGATGTGCTATGACTATAGACAAGTCAACAAACTCACTGGACTGGAAAATACCACATTAAAAGATCTTGACGCCTTCTTACAAGAATTAAAAGACAAACAAACAGAGCTTGAAGAGTCTTAATTAATCCCAATCATTTATTTTTTATATTTTCATCACATGTCAAAAAACTTTCTTTATTTTGATTTTAAGTTCATATTCAGATGAGAAATGTACAAAATCTATTCAATATTCAACTGAATCCACAAAGGTAAATGATCTGATATCTGGTATGTGAATTTCTCTTTTGTCATGGAAAATTCAGGAAATGGATACAATGCATGGTGATCACCTTGATAAAAGTCAACAGAACCCGCTTTTTCTATTTTTTTTGGCATATTTCTTATGGTAAAATATCTGATCATAACGCTTATCTCGCTTGAGATTTGTTCCTTTCTTCCCTAAAATGGCCGAATGTGTATGAAGATTGTTTTTTGTGATTGCATCAAATAAACTACTGTTCTCAGATGGAATGTTGAAATCTCCTAGAACGATCATGTCTTTTCCCTTGACATGTCTAAGTTTTCGTCTTTCTTCAATCCAGTCCGCAAGTTTGCTCAATGCCTCTTCTCGAGAGTTTTCATTATCCCATCAAATATGTACTGCAAGCATCACAAATTCGAATTGTCCAGCTTTAAATGACACAAGATAAGGGCTTCTCCACCATGTCAAGATGGGAATCCATTCATCAGTTTTATTTTCTGGCTCTAATCTTATTGGATCTGCTTCAGCTGCAAGTCCCGTAAACTCTATGATTCTACCGTCATATAGATAACCAATTCTTTCACCATTTCCCTTGACATCCATATTTGTATCAGAATAGATTACTTTCCAATATGGGCCCATGATTCTCATGATTTCTTCAAGATCGTCTGTGTTGACAGTAAGTTCAGTTATTGCAATCATGTTAAAGTTTGAGAGAATCTCTGCAATGTAATGTAATGATATTTGTTTTCTGTTTCCAGCAAGTTTTCTGATGTTCCATGTTGCAATCTTTATGTTCTTGTCAAGTATCGTATTGGGAATTTCTGCATTCCTAATTCGTTCTCGGAGAATTTTTTAATCCCTTTTTTGTGACATCGTCAATTTTACCATGATCCATAATACGCTATTCATAAAGTAATACAAAAAGATGTCTAGAATCTTCGATAAAACTTTTCAGTGTCTTCTCTACTTTTTTCTGATGATTTTAGAGGTGTCTTTTCATCCCATGGAATATACTCCCATTTCCAAAAGTCATGGTTGTTGTCGTGTGGCGCCAGTGCGTGGTTTGATGTGTTAATAAATACTACTGGGTGGTTCTTGTCTGAAAAGTAATACTTTATTGGAATTATTTTTTGGTTATGGGTTGAATCATCAAACAGAGTTTTATCATTACTGTAAATATTATCAAAATAAAACTGATCTTGTCTTATCTCAAATGTTTCAATATCAATTGTCCTTCGAAATTTTAGGAATCTGTACAGTTTGTAGAAAGGATCCACTAGGAAAAATTTTCGTAACACTTCGCCTTCAAACGCTAGAGTCACTTGGTAGTTTTGCCCGTTGGCAATTATGTTGATTTCCCGTAAAAAATTTTCCCATGCATCAACTCTGGGTTGATATACCACTGGAAGAATTTTGGAGTTGGTAGGAGAATAATTGGGAAAAATTATGTTGTCTTCATTTTTAGGATTGTTAATTTTTTCCACAATTATCTGATGCAAGGAAATGATCTCCTCCTTGTTTTTAGATGATATTCTAACATCTTTGAGATCCCTGTGGTGACGGTCTTGTGATTGCAATACTGTAAACTCCAAAACAGACTCTGAATCAGTATGATTGATGGTTACTTCAGTTATGGTAAATCCCATCATCAATTTTAGCCTGTATTCAGATTTTTTGAATTTTGATTTTCCTGATCTCTCCCGTCTTATAACAATATGAGCACCATCATTTAGTCCAAACACTGTGACAGAACATTCTTTGTAGTGCCAAGTCTTCTCTTTGTTTGTCCACTTTAGATATCGTCTTCCATGCTCATTGAATTCCTCATATTTTTCTTGAATATATGAAAAGTGAAATGCCATATGTAGTTATGAATATCTTAAAATAAGACTGTTACGGTAATAATCTGTGATTACAGAACGCTCAAAAGATTTTGTAAAAGCAGAAAAAGATTCTAGTGATCCAGACCATCCAAAGATCAAATACGTTATTGATAATGAACGGGTAAACAAAGTAGTGTTATCTGAGATAAACGAGTTTAAACAATTTCGGGACGAGTTAGAAAAAGAAGGAAAACAACATGAACTGATCTTTGATAAAATAATAAAAAAATGCAAAGAAAATGAGATAATGTTTGAGGCAAAAAGTAGACAAATAAAAGAAGAGCTTGACAAGAAAAAAGTTACTGCAAATATGAAAGAGGATGGAGA
This window encodes:
- a CDS encoding tyrosinase family protein → MTRKNAKDFLPDERQRYCNALLTLKQTIEPGHTLSKYDEFVAIHYGVTRRLRNGIPIGDGAHFVPGFLAWHREYLNRFEKAIRTVDSTLSLPYWNWSSGDDTDTTEIFTDDFMGPPGDPNNGNKITSGYFVENNWEVHSELDGGNNGSVLVRDSTLLSSSKLSQVSGYGELAMDAVNGDNDFDSFLPGLEGPHGSIHMWIGGHMTSMTSPNDPIFFLHHANIDRLWSKWQELHPGPENYNPNNDGSYGSRLNDRMWPWDGSEDTTTTRTGTATGISLQGLLPTFSDYDIVTPRHVLDNNLTIPIPVRQFLANTLQIRNQTTGEILSRYKIIGSVPDKFAANNGILNQILTTIGYEDRIGRTESDNDFVDVILEISHTDNHVNSARGVQLGGDDIEVFVNGTSTGTLAKTQEIPLP
- a CDS encoding galactose oxidase-like domain-containing protein; the encoded protein is MSHHSHLHKLNTVAVHLGLLKNGKALLFSGSHKKLWDWTKGEANIWNPNNPDHHENSNLKRNLFCSGHCFLPDGRLLVVGGQSTFNYPHVIFGTVIGVLPLVLKILGKEAADHDIHTFDPDESDPNLQWTRHSPGMSKARWYPTCVTLPDGNALIVSGTWSHGYHALFGGFMNKSYQIFDSTTNILSEPKSFGFEHIHMYPYLHVLPGNHLFVHSDKTTKFWDISQKQFLSGEFVTSTGGTRTYPGMGTCVMLPLNHDDQVAKIMVIGGSTVMKPGKEDDATSIPEMLTIPLNDPTNSAGWQEKPHHLKRFLCDSVLLPDGKILVTNGAEKGTADSNQIAVMKIELFDPETETWQELANPLEKPRLYHGTAILLSDGSVLAAGSTGHDFTRAIFRPDQHFEQEIEIIEPPYMASNTRPQITNSPNSMQYDTQYEIATDSTNITKVSLIRMSSTTHNNNMDQRCLFLNIVENSATLKIQSPKNGSWAPPGYYLLFVIDNNGIPSVGKPVRIGT